The Grus americana isolate bGruAme1 chromosome 36, bGruAme1.mat, whole genome shotgun sequence nucleotide sequence gggtgggggggaggggggttagacaTGGGACATTTcaacttgtgttttgtcaattaaaagctgtttctccagaacggctccctgcctgtgtgggagggggagggagcgcggggAGGCACCGGGAAACGGCACCCCAGAGGTGccaaagccccgctgagccccagatcagggccggcgagccCCGAAGGGCGCCGAGCCCCCCCAGGGCCGAGTCACCGCCAGCGGGGCAggcaagggcggggggggactctcccccatccccttccccggggggagcagccctttggcgggggagccaggacagacGGCTCCCTGCAGGACTCACGGACACGGCCCCACGCAGAAAGCAGCACGGAGCCCCTGGGCCAAGGACAGacctggggggcgggggggggggactcGTCTCCCCGCTCATCTCCCCGCCTCCCCGGCTCCTCCTGTCCCGCTGTGCCCCAGCACaaagcccccagcagcccccagcccagcaggtgACCACCAGGCAGTCCTGCGAGTCACCGTCAGCTGGGGGATCTGCGGGAGACGGTCCTTTCCGACGGTGCAAAGAGCATCAGGGTCCTGAGCACCCGCAGCACCTCTTTCTCCGCGTAGGAGAAGGCAAGGAGCCGGCGGCACAGTTCTGCGGCACAaagcccttctgctgcagaggcaggcttGGTGCCGCGGCCGCTTCCCTGGAGAGCCTGTTCCCGTCACCCGCCACCCTCTCGGCGAAGAACCTTTTCCTCGTGCCCACTCTGAACTTCCCCCGACGCAGCTTCGttccatttcctcctgttctttggAGGCTTCTGCAGCAATCGAGTTCCTTCTTCCACGCCGGACAAGCAGGCGAGAGGCCTGTTTATCCTACAGACGAGATGGTTCGAGGGGACCTTATCAATGTCCAGAAgtgcctgaagggagggtgcaaagaagacggagccaggctctgctcagaTCAGGGCCCAGTGACAGGGCCAGAGGCCGTGGGCACAAACTGTAAGACAGCATGTTCcctctgaacatgaggaaactCTGCTCAGTCTTAGAGTGGCTGAGCCTcgcacaggttgcccacagaggttGTGGTGCCTCCCTCCTTGGAGGTACGCAGAAGCTGGCTGCACATGGTCCTGCTCAACCGGTTCTacgtggccctgcttgagcaaggggcTTGGACCAGATGGCCTCcggaggccccttccaacctcgACTATACCATGACTCAGTgactgcccagagcagggcagggaatcTGACTTCAGGAGGTGCCTTCACCTCCaattctttgcctttctctgcagaCGTACTCCTGTGGGCCCAGTCAGCCCAAGGACGCTGTTTCTGAGGAGTCTATGAGCAATTCCAAAAGAAGGGACCAAGTAACCGGCTCCCAAGCTGCCATGGTGTTTGAGCACATGCTGGGATGTGTCTTCCCGAcacatcaaaggaaaacaagtgggATCCCTGGGCACAGCACAGAACCGGAAACCTGCCCTGCAGATCACTGACTCTTCCGTCTACAATGGTCTTCCCGTCAGCGTGGCTACACCTGCGTAACGtcacctgccttcctcctgtccagctgcACATGGAACCACAGAACCGTGGGGTAGctgaggttgggagggacctctggaggtcatgtGGTCCGAGCCCTCTGCTcgagcagggccacctagagctgctTGCCCAGGGCTTTTGAACacctgcaaggatggagacgccacaatctctctgggtcACCTGTTCCAGCAAGACCACTGGAAATGCATGCGGTGGAAACCTGTGGCTTTCCTTGCAACCAGCTCCTGAgcatttttgcttgacttcctgttcattggaggagaaaagagccTCAGATGAGAGCAGGAGCGGCACGTGTTGCAGATTGGTGTAATGATGGTGTCGGGTGTAGAAGAACAGCTCTCTCCATAGGGAGTCTTGAAAGAGCCCTTCAGACGTCCTCGTCCAACTTCTTCTGTGGGCTCTTCCTGTCAGTCTTGCAAATGCCTCCATCCTTCTCCACACTGGAGAGATGCAACCACATGGTTTCGAGGTCTTCATTCCTGTCCTCCTCGAAGACAGGAGTGGTGTTTGCTCTCTTCCCGTCCTCGGCGAGCTCTCCCAGTCCCCGTGACCACGCAAAGCTAATCTAGatgcagctccctcagcactgctggctCCTCCTGTTGGGTCCCCACGCGTCATGCATTCACCCGGAGGCATCTCGGAGAGGCGCCCACGCCTGCTCGCTCCCCAGCACATCCTCGGCCCTGCACCCTGCGTGCTCGGCGCTGCACCTCGTGTTTTGAGCCCAGCACCACGCTTGCTTGCTCGGTGCTGCACCCTGTGTTGTTTTGTGCCGTCCCCACGAGCTGGGGCTGCACCCACCAGCCCTTGCGCGCCCGGTGCTGCACCCCGCAGGCTCGGTGCTGCTCCCCACGTGCGCGGCCCGGCACCCGCTTTTGCTCACTGCTGCACCCCATGTGCTCACtgtaataagtaattggaggtaatttggtgatcaaaatgggttagaggagaaaagcaatctttctgcaccagagaacatcctgtttggcgaggcttgATCACAAGGTTGCaaagtgcagtgctgtgttacTATGACAATTTGTATCTCTctaacaaactacccagacttgaaGGAGCCACGCtaagggaagaagcagaaaggcacgaaatcaacctataaagggggctgcttggcttgtttgaattcgcgagccctcGGTGGAGCTGCgactccccggccgcccagcgctgcttttgctttcctaccttaataaatagaaattgaatttactttggactctatttgtctcaattcaactataacactCACTGCTGCACCCCCTTATGCTCCGTGCTGCACCTCTCCGTGCTTGGCCCCACACCCCACATCTTCTGCGCTGCACCTGCATGCTCAGACCTGCAGCCCACGTGCTCGGAGCTGCAGCCCATGTGCTCGGTGCTGCACCCCTGGGCTGCCTCCACCCCTGCAGGGGTGCAGGCTCTTGCTACTGgggggcagccctgctgcaggagcacccACACACctgggtcccttcccagctttgggggtgcagggggctgggACCTGCGGGCCCAGGCCATGGGTCCTCCCAGCGTCACCCAGGggctcctgcctcagtttcccccacaGACTTGCCTGTCTGGGGCAGATGGGGCCACCCGGGGGTGACACGGGTGCAGGACTGGGATAGGGTGGGGTCATCCCCTGCTAAAACCTTGGCGGGGCTGAGAGGACCCCAGCCTTCAggcacatccccccccccccccagcccccgcccccCAGGCCCGCCCTGGGccatgctgcagctctgtgcaccCAGCACCGCACGTGGCCGGGGACACAGGGCCCGCGGGGACACGGGTCTCCATCCCCACGCATCCCAGCCGCGGGGTGCAACTGGGTGGCCCACCAAGAGCTTCCCTGAGACCGGGAGCCACcgcgaggggagggggcagccagaTTCTTGAGGCGAGGGTGGGACAGGgtaaaccccccccccaccccccctgccattgCCTGCCCCGCTGGCGGTGACTCGGCCCTGGGGGGGCTCGGCGCCCTTCGGggctcgccggccctgatctggggctcagcggggctttggcacctcttgggtgccgtgtcccggtgcccccccgcgctccctccccctcccacacaggcagggagccgttctggagaaacagcttttaattgacaaaacacaagttgAAATGTCCCAtgtctaacccccctcccccccacccccaaacttCAGCCCACAGGAccccaccttctccccaccGCTTGCGTCCCAACTTAGAATAAACCCAACCCAGGCAGATCTTTTCTGGATGAACTCGGTGCGTGACTTGCATCTTTATTTCGTAGAATCATAGACCATCTCGacttggaagggacccataaggatcatcaagtccaatgtCCTGCTCCCCGCAGGACTAGCTACAATTCAATCATATGACTACGACAGTCGctcagatgctccttgaactctgacagccCTGGggccatgaccacttccctggcagcctgttccagtgaccgaccGCCCAACAGAACATCTGCaccatcaggacaagggctactcgtgcagagatttctcctcatgGCCTATGGCATAAgtccgcagtgcgggcatcccggccgGGCCATCGGGAGCAGACACCCACTACAACAGccgctttgttttccatgcccctcatcCTCagccagaggctctccaccacaccCTTGCTGACCGTAAGGGCCGTACCGTCCAagctctcccttccacagagtgcgacccctccacctcgcctgccctgcctacccctcctgaacagcctgcagcctccgtgccagcactccaggcgtggcactcgtcccaccgAGTCCCACGAATCCCAGGGAcgtgccagctctgggaacgcagcaaggcccccccccccccgaagcctttccctccccaggctggggaggctgttggggcggggcggaacacgcggagaccccacattccctcctgggagacgccacagagtccttagcagccaacagccagaacgcgacatgccgccgccaccgccgccaccactgcggctcccagcGCGcggcccccggcaccccccggcacccccgctCCTGCAGACGCTtgtccttccccaaaccttctacccccgaggtaggcacccaccccgacccctgcagcccggggacgctcttgggggcaagagcggaggtgaccgccggccatcgctcctgtctctcctccaggctcagccaCCCTGTGCCAActgcccctccagcagcagcccttccccgcagcctgggcccCCTCAGTGTgggtggcaccccagggcccccaggcactaccaccagcaggtacggcacccctggctgctctgccaccccggcgcccccagcaccccgtccccCTGGCAGTTCTGGCCTGGGTgctgcgtgcccaggaaatccagttCCCCGAGAATTTCCCAAATacttggggccatctctcccggttcacctcctGTGGGCGAGTCTCCTCCCTGGTTTgcatccccggccccccggcacagcagctcaccccgcgcggagcgccccggccacaagctccccacgtgcccggCACAGAGCCGGGGGACgtcggccatcggggccggCTCGGTGGCTGGCCCTCGAGggtcctcccagcccagcacggctccctctcacccacacaggtctgcagagggctccgtGCGGCTGCTTCTTCCACCCCCGCGTCTTCCACATCCAGTGGACGGTCGCCAGCGTGCCTGCCCCGGACAGCTCCgcgctcagccatggcaccgctgcTCTGCCgcgtgctgccctgtggggccccgggggctgcacgaccctcccggcctgggcagcccctctgaccccccaGGCACAGCCGCCACACCTCGCACCCTACCAccatcaggggagagcggaggccccagcccccccagcgctgcccacATACAGCCCcggctaccggcacatcgaggggcagcctgccgcGATTACCACCCCTGGCACGGCCAGccctgcgggggcacacccgggcaccaacgtCCCCCCGGGCCGCgaagccccccccagcccctctgctggcccccaccaccgAGCCCTTGGGGACgcggatggagactttgcagtctccgaggaggagcttctcagggaggccctcaggctctttgggtGCTCCCTGGATGCCGTGGGGGCAAGCCAGGACGGTcccggcagcagccccatgcctggggactccggTGACACCGGCACAGAGGGgagagcggtggccccagcccccccggtgTTGCCGACGCCCATCCCCGGCaaccagcacatcgaggggcagcctgcccagaccgacgtctgtggcacggccacccctgtgggggcacacccgggcaccaacgtCCCCCTGGGCAGCCatggctcccccagcccagccctgggggaccTGGCAGCAGACCTCCGGGTGTCGGACAGGGAGCttctcgaagaggccctaagtCTCTTGGGCTGCTCCCTGGatggggtggaggccagccaggaggatgccggcggcagcagccccgcgcctggggaccctggggacaccggCGCAGAGGCGAGCGCGGTGGCCCCTGCCTCCCCAgtgttgccggcgtccatccccggctaccggCATGAGGGACAACCTGCCCGGCTCACCACCTccggcacggccacccctgcggagGCACACGGGGGCAGCAACTTCACCCCGGGCAGCGATGACCaaccctgcccttctgctgccccccacgaccaagcccttggggacccggcaggcgacctcaccgtgtccgaggaggtgcctctcgaAGAGGCCCTGAGGCTCTTCGGCTGCTCCccggacacggtgggggtcagccaggacagccccagcagcggccccgtgcctggggagcttggtggcaccggcgcAGCCATCCCCCCCTGCGACTTTGCCTGGCTCTcgctgcccgaggagctgctcacccccgactacagcgtccccgagatcaccgacgccatcctgagcctcgAGGAATTCTACGGCATCGGGATGGAGCCCcgggagccgtggggggctgcggggatggccctgccaccgtcccaggctgccgcctgcgagaagcggggcaagaagcgggggcagagcgccttgccaaagccggccagcaagcgcagggctctggcaggcagcacgcgggtggcagggggggaagtagagcccgagcagggatgaggtggaggtggggggagtgggggatgggggaggaggggtggtgcgtttgggggtgggggggaggggggttagacaTGGGACATTTcaacttgtgttttgtcaattaaaagctgtttctccagaacggctccctgcctgtgtgggagggggagggagcgcggggAGGCACCGGGAAACGGCACCCCAGAGGTGccaaagccccgctgagccccagatcagggccggcgagccCCGAAGGGCGCCGAGCCCCCCCAGGGCCGAGTCACCGCCAGCGGGGCAggcaagggcggggggggactctcccccatccccttccccggggggagcagccctttggcgggggagccaggacagacGGCTCCCTGCAGGACTCACGGACACGGCCCCACGCAGAAAGCAGCACGGAGCCCCTGGGCCAAGGACAGacctggggggcgggggggggggactcGTCTCCCCGCTCATCTCCCCGCCTCCCCGGCTCCTCCTGTCCCGCTGTGCCCCAGCACaaagcccccagcagcccccagcccagcaggtgACCACCAGGCAGTCCTGCGAGTCACCGTCAGCTGGGGGATCTGCGGGAGACGGTCCTTTCCGACGGTGCAAAGAGCATCAGGGTCCTGAGCACCCGCAGCACCTCTTTCTCCGCGTAGGAGAAGGCAAGGAGCCGGCGGCACAGTTCTGCGGCACAaagcccttctgctgcagaggcaggcttGGTGCCGCGGCCGCTTCCCTGGAGAGCCTGTTCCCGTCACCCGCCACCCTCTCGGCGAAGAACCTTTTCCTCGTGCCCACTCTGAACTTCCCCCGACGCAGCTTCGttccatttcctcctgttctttggAGGCTTCTGCAGCAATCGAGTTCCTTCTTCCACGCCGGACAAGCAGGCGAGAGGCCTGTTTATCCTACAGACGAGATGGTTCGAGGGGACCTTATCAATGTCCAGAAgtgcctgaagggagggtgcaaagaagacggagccaggctctgctcagaTCAGGGCCCAGTGACAGGGCCAGAGGCCGTGGGCACAAACTGTAAGACAGCATGTTCcctctgaacatgaggaaactCTGCTCAGTCTTAGAGTGGCTGAGCCTcgcacaggttgcccacagaggttGTGGTGCCTCCCTCCTTGGAGGTACGCAGAAGCTGGCTGCACATGGTCCTGCTCAACCGGTTCTacgtggccctgcttgagcaaggggcTTGGACCAGATGGCCTCcggaggccccttccaacctcgACTATACCATGACTCAGTgactgcccagagcagggcagggaatcTGACTTCAGGAGGTGCCTTCACCTCCaattctttgcctttctctgcagaCGTACTCCTGTGGGCCCAGTCAGCCCAAGGACGCTGTTTCTGAGGAGTCTATGAGCAATTCCAAAAGAAGGGACCAAGTAACCGGCTCCCAAGCTGCCATGGTGTTTGAGCACATGCTGGGATGTGTCTTCCCGAcacatcaaaggaaaacaagtgggATCCCTGGGCACAGCACAGAACCGGAAACCTGCCCTGCAGATCACTGACTCTTCCGTCTACAATGGTCTTCCCGTCAGCGTGGCTACACCTGCGTAACGtcacctgccttcctcctgtccagctgcACATGGAACCACAGAACCGTGGGGTAGctgaggttgggagggacctctggaggtcatgtGGTCCGAGCCCTCTGCTcgagcagggccacctagagctgctTGCCCAGGGCTTTTGAACacctgcaaggatggagacgccacaatctctctgggtcACCTGTTCCAGCAAGACCACTGGAAATGCATGCGGTGGAAACCTGTGGCTTTCCTTGCAACCAGCTCCTGAgcatttttgcttgacttcctgttcattggaggagaaaagagccTCAGATGAGAGCAGGAGCGGCACGTGTTGCAGATTGGTGTAATGATGGTGTCGGGTGTAGAAGAACAGCTCTCTCCATAGGGAGTCTTGAAAGAGCCCTTCAGACGTCCTCGTCCAACTTCTTCTGTGGGCTCTTCCTGTCAGTCTTGCAAATGCCTCCATCCTTCTCCACACTGGAGAGATGCAACCACATGGTTTCGAGGTCTTCATTCCTGTCCTCCTCGAAGACAGGAGTGGTGTTTGCTCTCTTCCCGTCCTCGGCGAGCTCTCCCAGTCCCCGTGACCACGCAAAGCTAATCTAGatgcagctccctcagcactgctggctCCTCCTGTTGGGTCCCCACGCGTCATGCATTCACCCGGAGGCATCTCGGAGAGGCGCCCACGCCTGCTCGCTCCCCAGCACATCCTCGGCCCTGCACCCTGCGTGCTCGGCGCTGCACCTCGTGTTTTGAGCCCAGCACCACGCTTGCTTGCTCGGTGCTGCACCCTGTGTTGTTTTGTGCCGTCCCCACGAGCTGGGGCTGCACCCACCAGCCCTTGCGCGCCCGGTGCTGCACCCCGCAGGCTCGGTGCTGCTCCCCACGTGCGCGGCCCGGCACCCGCTTTTGCTCACTGCTGCACCCCATGTGCTCACtgtaataagtaattggaggtaatttggtgatcaaaatgggttagaggagaaaagcaatctttctgcaccagagaacatcctgtttggcgaggcttgATCACAAGGTTGCaaagtgcagtgctgtgttacTATGACAATTTGTATCTCTctaacaaactacccagacttgaaGGAGCCACGCtaagggaagaagcagaaaggcacgaaatcaacctataaagggggctgcttggcttgtttgaattcgcgagccctcGGTGGAGCTGCgactccccggccgcccagcgctgcttttgctttcctaccttaataaatagaaattgaatttactttggactctatttgtctcaattcaactataacactCACTGCTGCACCCCCTTATGCTCCGTGCTGCACCTCTCCGTGCTTGGCCCCACACCCCACATCTTCTGCGCTGCACCTGCATGCTCAGACCTGCAGCCCACGTGCTCGGAGCTGCAGCCCATGTGCTCGGTGCTGCACCCCTGGGCTGCCTCCACCCCTGCAGGGGTGCAGGCTCTTGCTACTGgggggcagccctgctgcaggagcacccACACACctgggtcccttcccagctttgggggtgcagggggctgggACCTGCGGGCCCAGGCCATGGGTCCTCCCAGCGTCACCCAGGggctcctgcctcagtttcccccacaGACTTGCCTGTCTGGGGCAGATGGGGCCACCCGGGGGTGACACGGGTGCAGGACAGGGATAGGGTGGGGTCATCCCCTGCTAAAACCTTGGCGGGGCTGAGAGGACCCCAGCCTTCAggcacatccccccccccccccagcccccgcccccCAGGCCCGCCCTGGGccatgctgcagctctgtgcaccCAGCACCGCACGTGGCCGGGGACACAGGGCCCGCGGGGACACGGGTCTCCATCCCCACGCATCCCAGCCGCGGGGTGCAACTGGGTGGCCCACCAAGAGCTTCCCTGAGACCGGGAGCCACcgcgaggggagggggcagccagaTTCTTGAGGCGAGGGTGGGACAGGGTaacccccccaccaccacccccccccccgccattgcctgccccgctggcggtgactctgccctgggggggctcGGCGCCCTTCGGggctcgccggccctgatctggggctcagcggggctttggcacctcttgggtgccgtttcccggtgcccccccgcgctccctccccctcccacacaggcagggagccgttctggagaaacagcttttaattgacaaaacacaagttgAAATGTCCCAtgtctaacccccctcccccccacccccaaacttCAGCCCACAGGAccccaccttctccccaccGCTTGCGTCCCAACTTAGAATAAACCCAACCCAGGCAGATCTTTTCTGGATGAACTCGGTGCGTGACTTGCATCTTTATTTCGTAGAATCATAGACCATCTCGacttggaagggaccca carries:
- the LOC129198807 gene encoding proline-rich protein 22-like, encoding GDTGAEASAVAPASPVLPASIPGYRHEGQPARLTTSGTATPAEAHGGSNFTPGSDDQPCPSAAPHDQALGDPAGDLTVSEEVPLEEALRLFGCSPDTVGVSQDSPSSGPVPGELGGTGAAIPPCDFAWLSLPEELLTPDYSVPEITDAILSLEEFYGIGMEPREPWGAAGMALPPSQAAACEKRGKKRGQSALPKPASKRRA